GCTGGTAGAGGGGGATTTTGAGATACCGCCTCTCGCATATTACGACGGCCGTGAATACAAGCCTGTCCACGTGTCTTACGTAGGTGATTAGGGCAAGGCATAGAGAGGCAGACGGCGAACAAAAACAGAGAAACCTAAGCAGATAAAACTCGCCAGCGGCACCCTAGACACCCTCACACGCCTTGATACCGAGGAAAAACTTAAAAACACACACAAAATTTGTAAAGGGCCGTAGTCTAGCCTGGTAGGATGCGCGGTTCGGGTCCGCGTGACCCCGGGTTCAGGGGCGACCCGCCTACAAATCCCGGCGGCCCCACCAAATCTCTTGTCGTAATTGTATTACCGGACGGTGTGTAGCTATTTTCGCATGGTCTGCGTCTCGCTGTGTTGCCTAGTGCGGTGGGCGTGGAGCTTGGTGGGTTTTGTGTGACATTGAATTTTTAAGTACTTTAGTACTTTTGGATGTGGGTGAGAAGGAGGTTATTAAGGTTGAGATTCCGAGGTGGCTTGCGGAGAGGCTTAGGCGCTACGCCGCGGAGAGGTACGGCTTAAGGAGGGGGGCGCTTTCGCGTGCCGTCGCCGAGATTTTAGAGAGGGAGCTCGGCGGCCCGCCTGCGGGGGGTGGGCTGGAGCGGCTCGTTGGACTTGGCTTGGCTTCTGCTACGGAGTGGAGGGGGGAGGACTTGGGGGAGGCGTTGAGGAGGCGGTATGTATCTAATTGATGCGAACGTCTTTCTGGAGGTTCTCTTCAAGAGACAGAGATGGGCGGACTCTCTCCGATTTCTCGAAAGGGTGAAGAGAGGTGAGGTTGGGGCTTACGTACTCCAGTTTGATCTCCACGGCATCTCTGCAATTCTGGAGAAGCCGGAACTCGTAAAGATCTTCCTGGGGGAGGTCTCTACGTGGCGCGGTCTAGAGGTCGTTAGGAGCGACCTCGCTGACGAGGTTAGGGCCGCCGAGGTTGCTGAAGGCGTCGGGCTTGATTTCGACGATGGTCTGCACTACTTCTACGCCAAGAGGCTTGGGTTAAGGCTGGTGAGTTTTGACAAGGATTTTGACAAGACAGATCTAGAGAGAGTTGAGCCGGGGGAGGTTGTCCAGTAGCTAGGGCGTCACACCCGCCGGCGCAGGAGGTGGACCGCTTTTATTGTTCTCTTCTAGTTGCGGCGTTGGTTATTATGTGGGCTATTTTCACTGCCTCTTCTAGCTGGCCGTCTTGTGCCATTTTCTTAAGCGTCTCTACGAGGGGTAGTAGGGTTCTCTTTACCGTGGTTTTCGCGGCGAGGGCCGCGGTTTGGCAACCTGCCCTCTGCCCCTCCTCCTCGGCTACCGCCATGGCGTGGGCCATTAGGCTGGATATCGCCTCTTCGATGTGCCTCCTGGCGAGGTGTTGTGGCAGTTTTGCGAGCTCCTCCTCTACAATTGCCTCCGCCTTTACAGCCTCCTGCATCCTCAGGACGTTGTATTTCTCGGCCAGCTCTGCCAAGTCGCCTATCCTCACGATCTTCACGGGGAGGCCGGGGGCTACTGAGTAGGGAACGCCCAGGTCTATAATTAGCTTGACCGACGCATCCTGGGGCACAGCGTCTATGACGTAGTCCAAGGTGTGGATTGAGGAAAACACCACGTCGCACTCCCTGAGACACCGCTCCACCTCCTCCCTGGTTAGGGGCCTCGCCTCGGCACCGATTTCAGCCGCCAGCTCAGCCGCCTTTTCGAAAGTCCTGTTTAGGATGTAGAGCTTCGCCACGCCCCTCTCCGCCAGCTCTCTGGCGAGCCCTGCGCCCACGGCCCCCGCCCCCAGCACCGCCACCTTCGCCCTGCCCAGGTCGACGAGTTGAGAGGCGTAGATTATGGAAAGGGCGCCGAGCCCCGCGGGGCCTCTGGAGATGCCCGTCTCTGTCCTCACCCGCTTCCCAACATGTATCGCCTTTTCCACGATTGTTTTGAGGAGGCCCTTGGTGTAGCCTGCCCGTACCTGTCTGGCAAACGCCTCCTCCACCTGGCCTAGTATGTCTGTCTCTCCCACGAGCATGGACTCAAGCCCCGCTGCCACTCTGAAGAGGTGCCTCGCCGCGTCGAGGCCTTTCAGCACCTTTACCGAATCAACATAGCGTCTGTACCGTGTGGCGACTGAGTTAACTTCCTCCTCCGAGGCGCCGTATAGATAAGCCTCCACTCTGTTGCATGTGTGGAGGACGAACATGGGCCTCCGGGGGCCCAGGACTTCGATGCAACCCCTCATCTCCTCGCCGACTTTGCCCAGCCTGTCGGCGTCGGCGTCTTTGTATGTTAAAATCACCGCCGAGAGGGGGGATAGGAGGTCCACGTCTCTCCATATTTGTCCACTATTTAAGCGATATTACACGAATTCTATACACATAACATGTTTAAACCCGGGCGTGCGCATCTGCGTGGTGTCTGTGGCGGTGCTGGCCTCCCACAGCGCCTTGGACGTGCTGGACGGCGCCAGGGACGAGGGTCTTAAGACAATTGCAGTGGCGAAGAGGGGGCGGGACAGGGCTTACAGAGAGTTCCCGGTGGTTGATAAGCTCATTGTCCTAGACGACTATAGAGATATCTTGAAGATCGTCGACGAGCTCAGGAGGGAGGAGGCCGTCTTTGTGCCTAACCGCTCGTTCGCCGTCTACGTGGGCTACGACGCCATAGAGAGGGAGTTCGCAGTGCCTATATTTGGGAACCGCTACCTACTTAGGTGGGAGGAGAGAGTAGGGCCTCAGAACTACTACCGCCTCCTCGACGAGGGGGGTATTAGGAGGCCGCGCACATTCCGCGTCGACGAGGTTGACCGCCCAGTCATTGTGAAGATGCCGGAGGCGGAGAGGCGGGTGGAGAGGGGTTTTTTCATCGC
The sequence above is drawn from the Pyrobaculum ferrireducens genome and encodes:
- the hemA gene encoding glutamyl-tRNA reductase codes for the protein MDLLSPLSAVILTYKDADADRLGKVGEEMRGCIEVLGPRRPMFVLHTCNRVEAYLYGASEEEVNSVATRYRRYVDSVKVLKGLDAARHLFRVAAGLESMLVGETDILGQVEEAFARQVRAGYTKGLLKTIVEKAIHVGKRVRTETGISRGPAGLGALSIIYASQLVDLGRAKVAVLGAGAVGAGLARELAERGVAKLYILNRTFEKAAELAAEIGAEARPLTREEVERCLRECDVVFSSIHTLDYVIDAVPQDASVKLIIDLGVPYSVAPGLPVKIVRIGDLAELAEKYNVLRMQEAVKAEAIVEEELAKLPQHLARRHIEEAISSLMAHAMAVAEEEGQRAGCQTAALAAKTTVKRTLLPLVETLKKMAQDGQLEEAVKIAHIITNAATRREQ
- a CDS encoding type II toxin-antitoxin system VapC family toxin → MYLIDANVFLEVLFKRQRWADSLRFLERVKRGEVGAYVLQFDLHGISAILEKPELVKIFLGEVSTWRGLEVVRSDLADEVRAAEVAEGVGLDFDDGLHYFYAKRLGLRLVSFDKDFDKTDLERVEPGEVVQ